A genomic stretch from Lathyrus oleraceus cultivar Zhongwan6 chromosome 2, CAAS_Psat_ZW6_1.0, whole genome shotgun sequence includes:
- the LOC127117620 gene encoding UPF0051 protein ABCI8, chloroplastic, giving the protein MVAMSSLLVNGIPQFLPQPISQVVKGSSVHVKLNPNCTKSRASAFKVRANSYDDDQVDNFLKRDYKWGFNQEIDSFSLPKGLSEETVRLISARKNEPDWMLDFRLKAYHKFLKMKDPNWSDNKYPKINFQDLCYYSEPKKKPTLNSLDEPAPKLLAYFDRLGVPLLENKRANVAVDVVCDSVSIATTHKKTLEEKSGVIFCAISEAVREYPDLVKKYLGKVVPSDDNFYAALNSAVHGDGTFVYIPKNVKCPMQISTYFRINAKEFGQFERTLIVAEEGSFVEYLEGCTAPVYDTNQLHAAVVELYCHEGAEIKYLTKQDWYAGDEHGRGGIYNFVTKRGLCAGVRSKISWTQVEIGSAITWKYPSVVLEGDESVGEFHSVALTNNYQQADTGTKMLHKGKNTRSRIISKGISAAHSRNCYRGLVQVMSGADGAKSSSQCDSMLVGDNAAANTYPYIQSKNPSAQIEHEATTSKIGEDQLFYFQQRGIDYENAMSAMIVGFCRDVIDDLPYEFASETKQLLSLKLKGSVG; this is encoded by the exons ATGGTAGCAATGTCATCTCTTCTTGTCAATGGAATTCCCCAATTTCTTCCACAACCCATATCACAAGTTGTGAAAGGGTCTTCGGTTCACGTAAAACTTAACCCAAATTGTACCAAATCAAGAGCTTCAGCTTTCAAGGTTAGGGCAAACAGTTATGATGATGACCAAGTTGACAACTTCCTGAAAAGGGATTATAAGTGGGGATTTAATCAAGAAATAGACTCATTTTCGTTACCCAAAGGCTTATCCGAGGAAACTGTCAGGTTAATATCTGCAAGAAAAAATGAGCCTGATTGGATGCTTGACTTTAGACTTAAAGCATATCACAAGTTTTTGAAGATGAAAGACCCAAACTGGTCTGACAATAAATACCCAAAAATAAATTTTCAGGATCTCTGTTATTACTCTGAGCCTAAGAAGAAACCAACTTTGAATAGTCTTGATGAGCCTGCACCTAAGCTACTCGCCTACTTTGATAGGCTTGGTGTTCCTCTCTTAGAAAACAAGAGGGCTAATGTAGCGGTAGATGTTGTTTGTGATAGTGTTTCGATTGCAACGACTCATAAGAAGACTTTGGAGGAAAAGTCTGGCGTGATATTCTGTGCTATATCCGAAGCTGTAAGGGAGTATCCAGATTTGGTTAAGAAGTATTTAGGAAAGGTTGTCCCTTCTGATGATAACTTTTATGCAGCCTTGAATTCTGCTGTGCATGGTGATGGGACGTTTGTATATATTCCCAAGAATGTCAAGTGTCCAATGCAAATATCAACATATTTTAGGATTAATGCAAAAGAGTTCGGTCAGTTTGAGAGGACATTGATTGTCGCAGAAGAGGGTAGTTTTGTGGAGTACTTGGAAGGGTGTACTGCACCCGTTTACGATACTAATCAGTTACACGCAGCAGTAGTTGAATTATATTGTCATGAAGGAGCAGAGATTAAATACCTGACAAAGCAGGATTGGTATGCTGGTGACGAGCATGGGAGAGGTGGGATATATAACTTTGTCACCAAGAGGGGACTCTGTGCTGGGGTCAGATCAAAGATATCTTGGACACAGGTGGAAATAGGATCAGCAATTACATGGAAGTATCCAAGTGTTGTTCTAGAGGGTGATGAATCAGTAGGGGAGTTTCATTCGGTAGCACTGACTAATAACTATCAGCAGGCAGATACAGGGACAAAGATGTTACATAAGGGAAAGAATACTAGGAGTAGAATCATATCTAAAGGTATTTCTGCTGCGCATTCCAGAAATTGCTATAGAGGACTTGTGCAGGTAATGTCAGGTGCAGACGGAGCTAAAAGCTCCTCACAGTGCGATTCCATGCTTGTAGGAGATAATGCAGCTGCAAATACCTACCCATACATTCAG TCTAAGAATCCTTCTGCTCAGATTGAACATGAAGCTACAACATCGAAAATTGGTGAAGATCAGTTGTTTTACTTTCAACAGAGAGGAATCGACTATGAGAATGCCATGTCGGCTATGATAGTTGGATTCTGTAGAGATGTAATCGATGATCTTCCATATGAATTTGCTTCTGAAACAAAACAGTTGTTGAGCTTGAAACTAAAAGGATCTGTTGGTTAG